The proteins below come from a single Salvelinus fontinalis isolate EN_2023a chromosome 1, ASM2944872v1, whole genome shotgun sequence genomic window:
- the LOC129855641 gene encoding leucine-rich repeat-containing protein 4B-like: MRVVMVTSPSTPSSLLWLVQLLLWLHHHGPQVTEAAPPCPNPCSCSNQASRVICTRKSLVEVPDSISVNTRYLNLQENTIEVIKSDTFKHLRHLEILQLSKNHIRQIEVGAFNGLPNLNTLELFDNRLTLVPSQAFEYLSKLRELWLRNNPIETLPAYAFHRVPSLRRLDLGELRKLDYISEAAFEGLFNLRFLNLGMCGLKEIPNLTPLVRLEELELSGNQLGNVRPGSFQGLVSLRKLWLMHSKVTVIERNAFDDLKNLEELNLSHNTLHSLPHDLFTPLHQLERVHLNHNPWVCNCDVLWLSWWLKETVPSNTTCCARCHAPPGLKGRYIGELDQSHFTCYAPVIVEPPTDLNVTEGMAAELKCRTGTSMTSVNWLTPNGTLMTHGSYRVRISVLHDGTLNFTNVTVQDTGQYTCMVTNSAGNTTATAVLNVSTSDSSNPFSYFTTVTVETVETNNGEDSAARQYINETYVPPDYLGPTVSGGVLGKGRAGFTISPSRSSLSSLSPRATRATEKAVTVSIMEVTNIPGLDDVMKTTKIIIGCFVAITFMAAVMLVVFYKLRKQHQLHKHHGPTRAIEIINVEDEMGAGAGSGISGGSTMQSGCGGDGTLRMHHPEIVNLPNIGRSEHLNHYYKANHFNNNVMGLSIGTGAGISTLSNKNNPPPLNQQGQDIPISCTQVPISSATFQTMSGNGANTNPLSVSPPLPMSLPMSPMGLHGSIKGFMSQNQNPQMEPLLFKGNSKENVQETQI; the protein is encoded by the exons ATGCGTGTTGTCATGGTgaccagcccctccaccccttcctccctcctctggtTGGTCCAGCTTTTACTGTGGCTCCACCACCATGGACCTCAGGTAACAGAGGCTGCGCCCCCATGTCCAAACCCCTGTAGCTGCTCCAATCAGGCAAGCCGAGTCATCTGTACAAGGAAGAGTTTGGTGGAAGTACCGGACAGTATTTCTGTGAACACAAGATACCTTAACCTACAAGAGAACACGATTGAG GTGATAAAGTCTGACACATTCAAGCACCTGCGGCATTTGGAAATCCTGCAGCTTTCCAAGAACCACATCCGACAAATCGAGGTGGGCGCTTTCAATGGCCTGCCTAACCTCAATACCCTGGAGCTCTTCGACAACCGCCTCACGCTGGTACCGTCGCAGGCCTTTGAGTACCTCAGCAAGCTGCGGGAGCTCTGGCTACGGAACAACCCCATCGAGACACTGCCGGCGTACGCTTTCCACCGCGTTCCCTCCCTGCGCCGCCTTGACCTGGGCGAACTACGGAAGTTGGACTACATCTCTGAGGCCGCCTTCGAGGGCCTGTTCAACTTGCGTTTCCTGAACCTGGGCATGTGCGGTCTGAAGGAAATCCCCAACCTCACACCCTTGGTCCGACTGGAGGAGCTAGAGCTGTCTGGGAACCAGCTGGGGAATGTCCGGCCCGGCTCGTTCCAAGGCCTGGTGTCGCTGCGCAAACTGTGGCTAATGCACTCCAAGGTGACGGTCATTGAGCGCAATGCCTTCGACGACCTGAAGAACCTGGAGGAACTCAACCTGTCCCACAACACCTTGCACTCGCTGCCCCACGATCTCTTCACCCCGCTGCACCAGTTGGAGCGGGTGCACCTCAACCACAACCCCTGGGTGTGCAACTGCGATGTCCTGTGGCTTAGCTGGTGGCTGAAGGAGACGGTGCCCAGTAACACAACATGCTGTGCCCGCTGCCACGCGCCCCCAGGCCTGAAGGGCCGGTACATTGGTGAGCTGGACCAGAGCCACTTCACATGCTACGCTCCCGTCATTGTAGAGCCACCCACTGACCTCAATGTCACAGAGGGCATGGCTGCCGAGCTGAAGTGTCGCACTGGCACCTCCATGACGTCTGTCAACTGGctcaccccaaatggcaccctcatGACGCATGGGTCGTACCGCGTCAGGATCTCAGTCCTTCACGATGGAACCCTGAATTTCACCAATGTGACTGTGCAGGACACGGGCCAATACACCTGCATGGTGACCAACTCCGCCGGCAACACTACGGCAACCGCAGTGCTCAACGTGTCTACCTCCGACTCCAGCAACCCTTTCAGCTACTTCACCACCGTCACTGTGGAAACCGTGGAAACTAACAATGGGGAGGATTCCGCTGCAAGGCAGTACATCAACGAAACCTACGTACCGCCAGATTACCTGGGTCCCACTGTTTCAGGAGGGGTACTGGGTAAAGGCAGGGCTGGATTCACCATATCGCCATCtcgctcatctctctcctctctgtcaccgCGAGCCACCAGAGCCACTGAAAAGGCAGTCACAGTGTCGATAATGGAGGTCACAAACATCCCTGGCCTGGACGACGTGATGAAGACCACCAAGATCATCATTGGCTGCTTCGTGGCCATCACCTTCATGGCGGCCGTGATGCTGGTGGTCTTCTACAAGCTTAGGAAGCAGCACCAGCTGCACAAGCACCATGGCCCCACACGCGCCATCGAGATCATCAACGTGGAGGATGAGATGGGTGCCGGGGCCGGCAGCGGCATCTCAGGGGGATCGACCATGCAATCTGGGTGCGGAGGAGACGGAACCTTGAGGATGCATCATCCGGAAATAGTCAACCTTCCCAACATCGGGCGATCAGAGCATCTTAACCATTACTACAAGGCCAATCATTTCAACAACAACGTGATGGGTTTGAGCATTGGGACAGGGGCAGGCATCAGTACTCTAAGCAACAAGAACAACCCACCCCCACTGAACCAGCAAGGCCAGGATATCCCCATCTCCTGTACACAGGTTCCAATCTCCTCAGCCACTTTCCAGACCATGTCCGGAAATGGCGCCAACACCAACCCTCTTTCTGTTTCCCCACCTCTGCCGATGTCCCTCCCCATGTCCCCCATGGGATTACACGGATCGATCAAGGGTTTCATGAGCCAGAACCAGAATCCACAAATGGAGCCTCTTTTGTTCAAGGGAAACTCAAAGGAAAACGTTCAAGAGACTCAAATCTGA